The following proteins are encoded in a genomic region of Gossypium hirsutum isolate 1008001.06 chromosome D05, Gossypium_hirsutum_v2.1, whole genome shotgun sequence:
- the LOC107903168 gene encoding uncharacterized protein: MMLMKLCPNLDNQDGLETVLEVPIPEEMYTKMGSNAILRWQNLCNFMKAQSAFCNSSYLQASSDNEFLTLLKIVGTPLVPFRVDLENYMHSNPIQDSSIEASTAKYIIQQFVAATGGHLALRSIRNMYAVGQVQMQGSETLQGNSSVQTRVNCEFGGFVLLQKNPDLWYLELVVSGFKVSAGCDGKVAWNQSSSQPGHAHRGPPRPLRRFSQGLDPRCTASLFINAVCIGEQVIDNEDCFILMLETDSKALKAQSSSQAEIIHHTVRGYFSQRTGLLTKFEDKKLVRMKTTVGNDVFWETSVESLIQDYKYVNGINIAHGGNTITTLYRYGKSHKHKRKIEETWTIDEVDFNICGLCTETFLPPADLKREQE, translated from the exons ATGATGTTAATGAAGCTTTGTCCTAACCTTGATAACCAAGATGGCCTGGAAACCGTCTTGGAAGTGCCTATACCCGAAGAAATGTACACCAAAATGGGCAGCAACGCGATTTTGCGATGGCAAAACTTGTGTAATTTCATGAAAGCTCAATCAGCTTTCTGTAACTCCTCCTATCTCCAAGCCAGTTCCGACAACGAGTTCTTGACATTGCTTAAGATTGTCGGAACTCCCCTAGTCCCTTTCCGTGTCGATTTAGAGAATTACATGCATTCAAATCCCATCCAAGATTCTTCCATC GAAGCTTCCACAGCGAAATACATAATACAGCAGTTCGTAGCCGCTACGGGGGGACATCTGGCATTGAGATCCATTAGAAACATGTATGCAGTGGGGCAAGTGCAAATGCAGGGTTCAGAGACGCTGCAGGGTAATAGTAGCGTGCAAACAAGAGTCAATTGTGAGTTTGGGGGGTTCGTATTATTGCAGAAGAACCCAGATTTGTGGTATTTAGAACTTGTTGTGTCGGGTTTCAAAGTTAGTGCTGGGTGTGATGGTAAGGTTGCTTGGAACCAGTCATCTTCACAACCTGGTCATGCACATAGAGGGCCCCCTCGACCCCTACGTCGATTCTCCCAG GGATTGGACCCTAGATGCACGGCGAGCTTATTCATAAATGCGGTTTGCATAGGAGAGCAGGTTATCGACAACGAAGACTGTTTCATTCTCATGCTCGAAACGGATTCAAAGGCCCTCAAGGCTCAAAGTTCATCCCAAGCAGAAATAATCCATCACACCGTCCGGGGATATTTCAGCCAAAGAACGGGGCTTCTCACCAAATTCGAGGACAAGAAGCTGGTAAGGATGAAGACTACCGTTGGAAACGACGTGTTTTGGGAGACCAGCGTGGAATCCCTGATCCAAGATTACAAATACGTCAATGGGATCAACATAGCGCATGGCGGAAACACCATTACGACGCTTTACCGGTACGGGAAGTCCCACAAGCACAAGCGGAAGATCGAAGAAACTTGGACGATCGACGAGGTTGATTTCAACATTTGTGGGTTATGCACTGAGACTTTTCTGCCTCCGGCTGATCTCAAGAGGGAGCAAG